One region of Drosophila kikkawai strain 14028-0561.14 chromosome 2R, DkikHiC1v2, whole genome shotgun sequence genomic DNA includes:
- the Pgam5-2 gene encoding serine/threonine-protein phosphatase Pgam5, mitochondrial, with protein sequence MRLEVLGRSVVAMSCGSLVTYLAIRLLEGEQAAVQDGEQARSLVGSGAWLHHWDRQKPTPQQLASPLNNESSALRHIILVRHGEYSRTLYGSHLTDLGRLQAQRTGQRLREMGVTWDQVVTSTMPRAEETATIILKELDIDSQKMKHCSLLPEGTPYPADPPPNGSWRRVKLSYQRDGPRIEAAFQRYFFRATPEQEHDSYLLVVGHSNVIRYLILRALQLPPVAWTRLNLNHGSITWLTVHPTGYVTLRCLGDTGFMPVTQVTHRRPLSAAKSDSSN encoded by the coding sequence ATGAGATTGGAGGTCCTGGGACGCTCGGTGGTAGCTATGAGCTGCGGCTCCCTGGTCACCTACCTGGCCATCCGTCTGCTCGAAGGCGAACAGGCGGCAGTTCAGGATGGAGAGCAGGCGAGGAGCCTGGTGGGCAGTGGTGCCTGGCTCCACCATTGGGATCGCCAGAAGCCCACTCCGCAGCAATTGGCCAGCCCCCTTAATAATGAGTCCTCCGCCCTGCGCCACATTATCCTGGTGCGGCATGGCGAGTACTCTAGGACCTTGTACGGCAGTCACCTTACAGACCTAGGACGCCTGCAGGCGCAAAGAACGGGCCAGAGACTGCGGGAAATGGGCGTGACCTGGGATCAAGTTGTGACCTCCACAATGCCACGAGCCGAAGAAACGGCAACGATCATCCTGAAGGAGCTGGACATCGATTCGCAGAAGATGAAGCACTGCTCGCTGCTGCCTGAGGGAACCCCCTATCCGGCGGATCCGCCGCCCAATGGCAGTTGGCGCCGCGTGAAGCTCTCCTACCAGCGTGATGGTCCCCGGATCGAGGCCGCCTTTCAGCGGTACTTCTTCCGGGCCACTCCCGAACAAGAGCACGATTCCTATTTACTAGTTGTGGGCCATTCGAATGTGATCCGCTATCTGATCCTGAGGGCCCTCCAACTGCCGCCCGTTGCCTGGACGCGTCTCAATCTAAACCATGGCTCCATTACCTGGCTGACGGTGCATCCAACGGGCTACGTGACCCTTCGCTGCCTGGGCGACACAGGCTTCATGCCCGTGACCCAGGTGACCCACCGAAGGCCGCTCTCGGCGGCAAAATCGGATAGTAGTAACTAG